gtattttttaataatacattcgtgttctgCAGACGTCTTAAAGACTCATAAAGTTCacgtttaaaaaaaagtaaacataCAATACTCGTATACAGATAcacatgtattttttatgtttaatacacatagtgtttacaaaaaaaattggaaacactGAGTTAATTAATGAATTGGTAATTAAGATGATATAAAATATCAAGTAGTTAATcaattagttaattatttatttcagtTGTGAACAAGCATAAGTTTATTAAGTTAAAATCCAAGTTCTTCTAGAAAAATGAAGGGTTACTGTTAGAGTAGCAAATTGCTTAACATGGAGAGGAGGCACAACAATTTTCACAGCCGAAAAGCTAGAGATGACAGCTAGATTTGTATTGAAAACAACTGACCTTTCCATTGCGCCTTGCATTAGTATAAGGAACAACTATACTAatctattaaaacaaaaacgtAGTATAGCCAAGTGGCTATactataaaaagaaattatgaataagggaccctcctagttgtattagtttatactttatagatagTAATTTGGTATAGCCACGCAgctatacaaataaaatacatacgtgctttatttgttaaaattttggcattaaaaaattatgaaaaaggaCCCtactagttgcattagtttaaactttatagatattaatttggtaTAGCCGCGAGGGTATactattatataaataaataaataaataaaccaattatagcggctatactatttcgtttaaaagaaatggaaaaaaataaaccaagtatagccgcccggctatactatttcttttaaaaagaataCGAAAAACCAGTATAGCCGGCGTGCAGGCCAAACCCAAGAGCAAGACGATGCTTGCAATGAATGGTGCCTTTGGGAAGTCTCTTGAACTTATGTACTCTCCATATTATAATCAGATAGACAAAACAATCCATTGCAGGAACCATAGAAGTAGATAGGGGGAAGATCTAACTCCAAACTTTTAGCATATGTTTCAGGACAAACTACTGACAAGCAAGCTGCACTGCTAGTGTACATAAGAAAATAATCATAGCCACTTTTCATGTCATTCCTTTCGAAATGATGAAACTTGGGCTGCTAATTAAAGCATGCCAAGAATTGCAAACACATCTTAAACTTCAAAAGAGATTTCACAGGCAATCTTGAAAGGATGTCAAACAAGATTTCATGGGGTATGTCTTTGCGGCAAAACATGTTAAAAACTGAATTGCATACAGAATTCAACTGACAACACGAGGAAAAAGCTATTGAATCAGGCCCTAAGAAACATACATACTCTCAGATATCCAACAATTAAAGTATACATCAGTCGGTCAATTATGCCAATAATAAGTCTCTCATAAATAATTCCATTTATAGACCACTTAAACCGGCCCAAGGACTCTATATGAATCGTATGGCTTCAAGCCCAGGCCAAGCATTGGCCCAATTTTTCCATTTATAAAGGTGGATAAAAACCAGGCCCAAATATTTGCAAAACTTGAgatattattgattttttatatattattattattatttatagaagcgatattttatattaatataatttatctatatatataaagcaaaaggtagagaatggtgaaacatccaaaataccataaaatgtcattggttaattcaaacattaagaattgaaatttttatttaaatgatgataatatagtaaatttatatttttttcatattaaaaaaattaaaattaagaacaaaatcaaataataagtcatacttttatggaacataactacccatgttatgttttcttaattctaaaaagaaaagaaaaaagaaaaaagaaaatcaattggcacatgcgtgagcatgagccaagaggctagtatatataaaacaaaaggcagagaattgtaaaacatttaaaataccataaattatccttatttaattcaaacattaagaattaaaatgattaattatatgagaataatatgataatttcatattaaaaaattaaaattaaaaagtcctatttttatggaatataacaacttatattattattattttttaattctaaaaataaaataaaaaataaaaaataaatcctATTGACACGTGCGGGGCTaatctgaactataataagGGAATTCGAACGAATTAATATAAAGCCCATCCACTTTAGTCAACTTTACTTGTCCAATTTCTGCACATTACTGATTGGTTGGTAACTGTCTTCAGGTGGAACCGATCGAAAATAAGGCTAACGTGTCACTAAATGCTAGTAACGCTTGTTCCATCATCGTCACAGAATCTAAGAGCCCCCTCTTGTTCATCATGCACTTATCAATCTCATCAAATTTCCCGAACCAACAACATGAACCCAAAGAATTAAGCTGAATAGTTTCTgggtttttcatttcattccaTAAAATCAAATGGGTCGCAGGCAGAGCGACTCAGAACTCGGCCGGTTTGCACTTCTGGCCCTTTTCTTGATGGGTGCAATCTTCTGTTGCATGGTGTATCTTTTCCTGTCTATCGTCTCAAACCCCAATAGCATAACTGTTGATTCGGTTTCAGAGTTGGGTGAGAATGGCCGTGAAGTTGCATTGGggagtgaagaagaagatgaagaagatggagaaTGTTGTGGAGGGATTGAGCATTTGGAGCTTTGGGGTGATGCTGTGAGATGGGGTTCTCAGTTTAAGGTCAATTCTTCTGAAGAATGCTGCGTGGCTTGTAAAGCTATGTGTGGAGATCAAGGTGGGCCTTGTTTGTGTGATAGTTGGGTGTTTTGTGGGAACAGAGTGGCTTGTGGACTTAGATTtggtgaggtatggtttctcttTGTCTCTTTTGCTTTCAAGAACAGTTTCATTAAATCTGTTATTGATATTTGAATGGATGGATTgtgtttaaatttcaattcaaatgtATATCTACCAACATCAGTTTGGCCATTGTGGAAAGTAGCATCTTGCATACCACTTTtacttttggttttaattgatTACATTCTTTGTAAATCCTTGAGTTGAATTAATTGGTTTGGTTATGAGATGCTTCTCTTATGCATGTTTGTAGTGTtggttaaagaaacaaaaggataCCTTGGAGCCTGATCGGAAAGACTCAGGTGATCTAGTTATGTGGACTTCTGGATTCATCTTTGGAGAAAGAGAGGTGAATATTTTTGTGCATTGTACTACGTTTCTCTGGTTTTATAATTTACTAACTACAAGTAACAAGCACAAATGACATGATATATTGTACGTTGTCAAAATTTTGGTTCTTGTATATAGGGGTTTGTCTTATGAACATGTGCCAGAGAGTTCTTATATATGCTTTTTCTAAGTGATATATGAACTTATCTTCTATGAGACAAAACAATTCAAAGACATTTTCAGATCAAAGTAACTAGTTACTATGTATTCCGATATGTAATCTGGTAGgcgtttcttttttctatatgTTTTTTAAGGCATTGCTGCACCTGTAAACTGATGAgaattttattcttgttttcttAGGAGTTGATTAGTTGACATAAGCACACATGCCTGTTTAATATTAAAGATAATTgcaattaacaaaaacaatgaatgTATGAATATTCAGAGTAGTGCAGTGGAAGTGTTGTAAGCCAACAACCAAACGTAGTTTGCTCTGAAACCTGGCTTTGATAGAGTGGCTTCCCTTTGATTCCTTTTAGCACTGCTTGCATTTGGGAGAAGCTTAGTTCAGGTGAGTCGGTAACTTGAGATtgtaaaaattagaaaaaaaattattgtataTTCAGTAAGGGAGGTAATGATTTGAAATAGGCAGTTAGTTTAATGAGCGTTACAAAGAGGAGCTCAAATGTGATAAGAGGAGAGGTGGAGGGGAGAGGTTATATTTTtctgaagaaaaggaaaaatagtaTGTGAGAAGAAGAGGGAGGTGACAAGAAATTTTGATATGTTTTGTGTAGAAAAATGACCTGTGAactaaaaatatatgtttCATAGATTCTTATGGAATAAAAGTAGTATAATTCATCATTTGTGAAAAAGACATTGCAAGTGGAGGATCAATGAATCTCTCAATCCTTGATATATCTAATGCATATGCACTAGAGTAACTaatttgctttatatattatagcaGTTGCTGCAACGAAGTTagactagaattttttttatttttttattttttttcctgtcaTATGTCTACTTGTCTGCTCACAGAATCCATTGCTCAACAGGGTATTGTTGGTTTGGAAACAGAATATGGTGTTCTTCGCATAAAGGTAAATGCTTTCGCTACCGGATTAGATGCCTGATCTCTTTTATCTGGAAACCCTGagctaaggttttttttttatacaattaAGTCATGCTGATACTGTAGTCATAGGAAAAATGGCTTGTATATTTGTTTAAGTTTTTGTACTCAAATCAAACTGTATGATTTGAACATCtaagttttcttttggtcTTCAATTTATGCAGCTGTTTCCTGATTGTGCCCCACATTCTGTTGCCTATATTCTTGAGATGTTGCAAGTACCTCATTATGCAGGTTGCCACTTTTATCGTGCAGAAGACCGTGGAAGTTTTTGGGACTCACTAGGAAACCATGTAGAAAATGTAAGTTTATTTGACCTCATAACTTGAAGCTAcaactgagttttcatcttGCTGATTTAGAGTGCTTGTAAAAGATACTACCTTTTCCTCCCTTGTAGTATGTCATTGCTCAAGAGATGGATTTGATGTAGTATTTATTTCTCATTCAGAAGTTTCTCATGTAAGCTCTATAGGCTCCATTTGGGCCGCCTTTCGCATTAATACAAGGAACACTTGAAGCGCATGGGATCATATTTAAGAACATTCCAACAGAGGTCTCTCATGCTGTCAGAAGAGGATCAGTTGCCTGGATTGATTCCGGCCCGGAATTCTTCATCAGCCTTGCGAACCATTTTGAGTGGAAAAAAGTGTACACCGTGTTCGGTTCTGTTCTTCCGGAAGACATGGAAATTGCGGAGAAAATTGCCCAGCTTCCATCCAAACAGGAGGTCTGGAGTAGCATTAATGTCTCTGTCTTGGAGAGACCCGTTGATTTATGGGTCCGAAGAATCAAGTCGAACTCATGACATTGCAAAGTCAAGTAAGAACATAAATGCAGATCCAAGTCGGCTATAGTTAAAGAATTCTCTCCAATGTACTCAGATCATGCTAAGTTTCATGCTGCTTTCTCAGGCTATTAAAATACAAGGCAGCAAAGAAGAtctattataaaatactacGGTGGTATGGCCAAGTGGTACATCTTGTAcacatgttataatataagtggataTTTATAGATACTACACGTGTACAAGATGTACCACGTGGCCATACTACCTtagtattctataatttctcataTATGAATTCCTCCTTACTAGGTAGATTTGTTTCCTGTTAAATttgtagaaaacaaaaaattcccATAAATTGATTCTATAATTTTGACGATTATGTCTGCATCTATAAGAGAAATGAGCCATTGAGGCCCCTCCTGAAGCCAAACAACATTCATCGAAATGCCTCTGAGTTATGGCTTCAGAAAGGAGACTTCTCATAGAGTGGCCCAATGATCATGGCAGCTATCTAAAGCTGCTTCACCAATCTGATTTAGCTTCATCACTGTGTgttgtttcttttctctttggtGACCGTTAAATTATTAGCTAATAGCTGAACTGTAGCACAATTGGTAGCACAACGCCCCCCTTGTAATTGGTAGCTCAATGCCTCGTTGTGATGCTTTAATGCCCCTACAGTCAAACAAATGTCTCATTGATGGCGCATCATTGTCCTCCTAACTCCTTATGTCACAACAATCTCAAAATATTTCGTGTTTGGCATGAAATGGGGCATAGTTCCGGCCAAAACAAATCGGGATCAACATATGAATTAGGTCGGAAAACCTGATCATGACCAGGGATCAACATACGAATTAGGTCGGAAAACCTAACCATGACCGGAAAACATGAACATGCCAATGATGCATGTTTACATTGCCCgaaaaatccaaaatcaaGTCAATTTTTTCCATTATGAAATAGAAAACGTGAGGCAAAGCAATTAAAGATCATTAAAAGGGCAAGCAAATATGAATCAACAACCCAGAAAGAGAATATTACCAAGGTTTCCCAAACTTGGTTTCATGAGGTGATCATAGCATTAGCGTGGTAACCAAATAACAACTTTGTACCAAATAACCACATGCTATGTAAAGGGTTTAAACCAACCAATGACCAACTACCAACATTCTAGTCAGATCcccatttttatatttatatttccaGGCAGAAAGT
Above is a window of Prunus persica cultivar Lovell chromosome G2, Prunus_persica_NCBIv2, whole genome shotgun sequence DNA encoding:
- the LOC18785458 gene encoding uncharacterized protein LOC18785458, with amino-acid sequence MGRRQSDSELGRFALLALFLMGAIFCCMVYLFLSIVSNPNSITVDSVSELGENGREVALGSEEEDEEDGECCGGIEHLELWGDAVRWGSQFKVNSSEECCVACKAMCGDQGGPCLCDSWVFCGNRVACGLRFGECWLKKQKDTLEPDRKDSGDLVMWTSGFIFGEREGIVGLETEYGVLRIKLFPDCAPHSVAYILEMLQVPHYAGCHFYRAEDRGSFWDSLGNHVENAPFGPPFALIQGTLEAHGIIFKNIPTEVSHAVRRGSVAWIDSGPEFFISLANHFEWKKVYTVFGSVLPEDMEIAEKIAQLPSKQEVWSSINVSVLERPVDLWVRRIKSNS